One window of the Haloarcula halobia genome contains the following:
- a CDS encoding DUF5784 family protein, translating into MAGPLRFRHSTDRWSEDRIRRDLLEPLQDRFGATLNGPWFAPPEGWAARRLEMDNGDLALFVWNGQEAYWMGNTETPETLWRTDKYTFDEVADPIAEWGERELLAQLEVEDPWLADYEHVAHFFLPVFLSKDGRESTRTFFRDHAGGFPDATREAGLRFYDDFLATGVLDDYRYTMASKLGTSQGFDLSRMQATMGEFNVAKLLVEAGNDFEPEVELGSGHAIDFRVGDTLVEVTRPRPPSRRQVNTGVAAVKASGDAKTRDQLAAHPGAVLVVDATSFADDEWRRVLGERPDVGYQPLVVFRYRPDGTVEGYSHGSIPFPLPF; encoded by the coding sequence GTGGCTGGTCCCTTACGATTTCGACACTCGACCGACCGCTGGAGCGAAGACCGCATCCGGCGCGACCTCCTCGAACCCCTCCAGGACCGTTTCGGCGCGACGCTGAACGGCCCGTGGTTCGCCCCGCCCGAGGGGTGGGCCGCCCGGCGCCTGGAGATGGACAACGGCGACCTCGCGCTGTTCGTCTGGAACGGCCAGGAGGCCTACTGGATGGGCAACACCGAGACGCCCGAGACGCTGTGGCGCACCGACAAGTACACGTTCGACGAGGTGGCCGACCCCATCGCCGAGTGGGGCGAGCGCGAACTGCTCGCCCAGCTCGAGGTCGAGGACCCGTGGCTCGCCGACTACGAGCACGTCGCCCACTTCTTCCTGCCCGTCTTCCTCTCGAAGGACGGCCGCGAGTCGACCCGCACGTTCTTCCGGGACCACGCCGGGGGGTTCCCAGACGCGACGCGCGAGGCGGGCCTGCGGTTCTACGACGACTTCCTCGCGACGGGCGTCTTGGACGACTACCGCTACACCATGGCGAGCAAGCTCGGGACCAGCCAGGGCTTTGACCTCTCGCGGATGCAGGCGACGATGGGCGAGTTCAACGTCGCCAAACTGCTCGTCGAGGCCGGCAACGACTTCGAACCCGAGGTCGAACTCGGGTCGGGCCACGCCATCGACTTCCGCGTCGGCGACACGCTCGTCGAGGTGACGCGCCCGCGCCCCCCGTCGCGCCGGCAGGTCAACACCGGCGTCGCGGCGGTCAAGGCCTCCGGCGACGCCAAGACCCGCGACCAGCTGGCCGCGCACCCCGGCGCCGTGCTGGTCGTCGACGCCACGTCCTTCGCCGACGACGAGTGGCGCCGCGTCCTCGGCGAGCGCCCCGACGTGGGCTACCAGCCGCTGGTCGTCTTCCGCTATCGCCCCGACGGCACCGTCGAGGGCTACTCCCACGGGTCGATTCCGTTCCCGCTGCCCTTCTAG
- the leuS gene encoding leucine--tRNA ligase, translating to MSRRYDHAQVQEYWQHVWEREGVYECPDDAEDPTYVLGMFPYTSGSLHMGHIRNYAITDAYARYRRMAGDDVLHPMGWDAFGLPAENAAYERDTDPESWTRSCISRMRADLREMGFGYDWSREITTCDPEYYRWNQWLFTRFYDEGLVEYGAATVNWCPDCETVLADAQVETPADADHDHSHAHVQGVCWRCGTDVEQRDLDQWFFTITDYAEALYDGLDDLDGWPEGVRDSQRNWIGRTEGARVAFELAGEGVETTVEAFTTRLDTVYGATYLALSPGHDVAREVADRDDAVAEYVESVAATDDAGLSGVETGLTATHPFTGEELPVYVAAYVLDDVGTGAVMGVPAHNERDHAFATEQGLPVEQVVEPVDGSGTALPDAPFTEDGMLTASGEYDGLASTAARDRLLDHEAATAATTYRLRDWLISRQRYWGTPIPVVHCDDCGHVPVPDEDLPVELPEYVQTTGNPLDAAEEWKRTECPDCGAPAERETDTMDTFVDSSWYFLRYLSPQFEDAPFDQETADEWLPVDVYVGGEEHAVLHLLYIRFFTRALADIGLLERREPVERLINQGTVLHSGEKMSKSKGNDIAPHEYGAETTRLFVLSAAHPNQDFEWTVKDVSAVYDFQQTLYRLVSEYADGIDARTESEPHDAYLEREIDRTIAAVTDEYERFRFHRVVGELQRFASLLRRYASYDTPYRFAYSRGLRTLSALVAPIAPYLGEELWHLLDEEGLVSTARWPEALRDVSEYRIERELVRRTLGDVRDITDVVDIEDPDEIEVVVAEDWKYRAYEIARAADPDDAIVGEIMADESVAAHGDAVAEYAGELAANGAGLEPIVDGERELQVLEQAAWLFTEEFGAEVSVRRASEGDDLATKARPNKPAIHIS from the coding sequence ATGTCCCGACGGTACGACCACGCGCAGGTCCAGGAGTACTGGCAACACGTCTGGGAGCGAGAGGGCGTCTACGAGTGCCCCGACGACGCCGAGGACCCCACCTACGTCCTGGGGATGTTCCCCTACACGTCGGGGTCGCTGCACATGGGTCACATCCGCAACTACGCCATCACGGACGCCTACGCCCGCTATCGGCGGATGGCCGGCGACGACGTGCTCCATCCGATGGGGTGGGACGCCTTCGGCCTCCCGGCCGAGAACGCGGCCTACGAGCGCGACACCGACCCCGAGTCGTGGACCCGCAGCTGCATCAGCCGGATGCGCGCGGACCTCCGGGAGATGGGCTTTGGATACGACTGGTCCCGCGAGATAACCACCTGCGACCCGGAGTACTACCGGTGGAACCAGTGGCTCTTTACCCGCTTTTACGACGAGGGGCTCGTCGAGTACGGCGCGGCGACGGTCAACTGGTGTCCGGACTGCGAGACGGTGCTGGCCGACGCACAGGTCGAGACGCCCGCCGACGCCGACCACGACCACTCACACGCCCACGTCCAGGGGGTCTGCTGGCGCTGTGGGACCGACGTCGAGCAGCGCGATCTCGACCAGTGGTTCTTCACCATCACCGACTACGCCGAGGCGCTGTACGACGGTCTCGACGACCTGGATGGGTGGCCAGAGGGGGTTCGCGACAGCCAGCGCAACTGGATCGGGCGGACGGAGGGGGCCCGCGTCGCCTTCGAGCTGGCGGGCGAGGGCGTCGAGACGACCGTCGAGGCGTTCACGACGCGCCTGGATACGGTCTACGGCGCGACCTACCTGGCGCTCTCGCCGGGCCACGACGTCGCTCGCGAGGTGGCCGACCGCGACGACGCGGTTGCAGAGTACGTCGAGTCGGTCGCCGCCACCGACGACGCGGGCCTGAGCGGCGTCGAGACGGGACTCACCGCGACCCACCCGTTCACCGGCGAGGAACTGCCGGTGTACGTCGCCGCCTACGTGCTAGACGACGTGGGCACGGGCGCGGTCATGGGCGTCCCCGCGCACAACGAGCGTGACCACGCCTTCGCCACGGAGCAGGGCCTGCCCGTCGAGCAGGTGGTCGAACCCGTCGACGGCAGCGGGACGGCCCTGCCGGACGCCCCGTTCACCGAGGACGGAATGTTGACCGCGAGCGGCGAGTACGACGGCCTGGCGAGCACCGCCGCCCGCGACCGGTTGCTGGACCACGAGGCTGCCACCGCCGCGACGACCTACCGCCTGCGGGACTGGCTCATCTCCCGGCAGCGCTACTGGGGCACGCCCATCCCCGTCGTCCACTGTGACGACTGTGGCCACGTGCCGGTGCCCGACGAAGACCTGCCCGTCGAGTTGCCCGAGTACGTCCAGACGACCGGGAACCCGCTTGACGCGGCAGAAGAGTGGAAGCGGACCGAGTGCCCCGACTGCGGCGCGCCGGCGGAACGCGAGACGGACACGATGGACACCTTCGTCGACTCCTCGTGGTACTTCCTGCGGTACCTCTCGCCGCAGTTCGAGGACGCCCCGTTCGACCAGGAGACCGCCGACGAGTGGCTCCCGGTGGACGTCTACGTCGGCGGCGAGGAACACGCCGTCCTCCACCTGCTGTACATCCGCTTTTTCACGCGGGCGCTGGCCGACATCGGCCTGCTCGAGCGGCGCGAGCCCGTCGAGCGACTCATCAACCAGGGGACGGTGCTCCACAGCGGCGAGAAGATGTCAAAGTCGAAGGGCAACGACATCGCCCCCCACGAGTACGGCGCGGAGACGACGCGGCTGTTCGTCCTCTCGGCGGCCCACCCCAACCAGGACTTCGAGTGGACCGTCAAGGACGTCTCGGCCGTCTACGACTTCCAGCAGACGCTGTACCGGCTGGTGAGCGAGTACGCCGACGGCATCGACGCCCGCACCGAGAGCGAGCCCCACGACGCGTACCTCGAGCGGGAGATCGACCGCACCATCGCCGCCGTCACCGACGAGTACGAGCGGTTCCGGTTCCACCGCGTCGTCGGCGAGCTCCAGCGCTTTGCCAGCCTCCTGCGCCGCTACGCGAGCTACGACACGCCCTACCGGTTCGCCTACAGCCGCGGCCTGCGGACGCTTTCCGCGCTGGTCGCGCCCATCGCCCCCTACCTTGGCGAGGAGCTGTGGCACCTGCTCGACGAGGAGGGACTGGTGTCGACGGCGCGCTGGCCCGAGGCGCTGCGGGACGTCTCGGAGTACCGCATCGAGCGCGAGCTCGTCCGCCGGACGCTGGGCGACGTCCGGGACATCACCGACGTGGTCGACATCGAGGACCCCGACGAGATCGAAGTCGTCGTCGCCGAGGACTGGAAGTACCGGGCTTACGAGATCGCCCGCGCGGCCGACCCCGACGACGCCATCGTCGGCGAGATAATGGCCGACGAGAGTGTCGCGGCCCACGGCGACGCGGTCGCCGAGTACGCGGGCGAACTCGCCGCGAACGGGGCGGGCCTCGAACCGATCGTCGACGGCGAGCGCGAGCTCCAGGTCTTAGAGCAGGCCGCCTGGCTGTTCACCGAGGAGTTCGGGGCCGAAGTGTCCGTGCGCCGGGCGAGCGAGGGCGACGACCTAGCGACGAAGGCCCGGCCGAACAAACCCGCGATTCACATCTCCTAG
- a CDS encoding inorganic phosphate transporter codes for MVDVVFWVLVALATVTGLVTAWALGANSNSPPFAPAIGANAISTMRAAFLIGILAAAGALTQGGSISETVGAGLIGDASITSLAATAGLLTATLFMAFGVYTGYPVPAAFATTGAMVGVGLSLGGTPVFDTYRRIGLFWVLVPPVSGGLAYLTATLLRRDDIPETVGVPLLAAVVGGIVANVELSVIPAPPGATQNSLAGALAMAVPAPAVGGVDPVVVAATLLLAAVSFAFIRRRTRQSVDRGIKTFLVVLGSVVAFSSGGSQVGLATGPLENLYRAELGAPALVLLGIGATGILGGAWMGAPRLLQATSREYAQLGVRRSIAALVPGFIIAQLAIALGIPISFNNIIISGVIGGGLAGGSAGVSRRKIGVTIGFWLVTLVTSVVVGFGLYRVFSTVLGIS; via the coding sequence GTGGTCGATGTCGTCTTCTGGGTGCTGGTCGCCCTCGCGACGGTGACCGGCCTCGTGACCGCCTGGGCGCTCGGCGCCAACAGCAACTCGCCGCCCTTCGCTCCCGCTATCGGCGCGAACGCCATCTCGACGATGCGGGCCGCCTTCCTCATCGGCATCCTCGCGGCCGCCGGGGCACTCACGCAGGGCGGCAGCATCTCCGAGACCGTCGGTGCGGGGCTCATCGGCGACGCCTCGATCACCTCGCTGGCGGCGACGGCCGGCCTGCTGACCGCGACGCTGTTCATGGCCTTCGGCGTCTACACCGGCTACCCGGTCCCGGCGGCGTTCGCGACGACGGGCGCGATGGTCGGCGTCGGCCTCTCGCTGGGGGGTACGCCGGTCTTCGACACCTACCGGCGCATCGGCCTGTTCTGGGTACTGGTGCCCCCCGTCTCGGGTGGCCTGGCCTACCTCACGGCGACGCTCCTGCGCCGCGACGACATCCCCGAGACGGTGGGCGTGCCGCTGCTCGCGGCCGTCGTCGGCGGCATCGTCGCCAACGTCGAACTGAGCGTGATTCCCGCGCCGCCCGGCGCCACGCAGAACTCGCTGGCCGGCGCCCTGGCGATGGCCGTGCCAGCACCCGCCGTCGGGGGCGTCGACCCCGTCGTCGTCGCGGCGACGCTCCTGCTCGCGGCGGTCAGCTTCGCCTTCATCCGCCGGCGCACCCGGCAGTCCGTCGACCGCGGCATCAAGACGTTCCTGGTCGTGTTGGGCAGCGTCGTCGCCTTCTCCAGTGGCGGGAGCCAGGTCGGCCTGGCCACGGGGCCACTGGAGAACCTCTACCGGGCCGAACTGGGCGCGCCGGCGCTCGTCCTGCTGGGCATCGGCGCCACCGGCATCCTCGGCGGGGCGTGGATGGGCGCGCCGCGACTGCTCCAGGCGACCTCCCGCGAGTACGCTCAGCTGGGGGTCAGACGCTCCATCGCGGCGCTCGTCCCCGGCTTCATCATCGCCCAGCTGGCCATCGCGCTGGGCATCCCCATCTCGTTCAACAACATCATCATCTCGGGGGTCATCGGCGGCGGCCTCGCCGGCGGCTCCGCCGGCGTCTCGCGGCGCAAGATCGGCGTGACAATCGGCTTCTGGCTCGTCACGCTCGTGACGTCGGTCGTCGTCGGATTCGGTCTCTACCGCGTGTTCTCGACGGTGCTGGGCATCTCCTGA
- a CDS encoding universal stress protein gives MAPSHVLVPLDGSPLADEALVHALDTFDCRVTVLNVVTPLDEGMSEGGVLGAGTERETNARQRAERLVERAQRRAADADRTVETAVETGDPAETILSFVEDNDVDQVVMGGHGGERHEIARRLLGTVATSVVSEAPVTVTVVR, from the coding sequence ATGGCCCCATCGCACGTACTGGTCCCGCTGGACGGCTCGCCGCTGGCCGACGAGGCGCTCGTCCACGCGCTGGACACCTTCGACTGCCGGGTGACGGTGCTGAACGTGGTCACGCCGCTGGACGAGGGGATGAGTGAGGGCGGCGTCCTCGGAGCGGGCACGGAGCGGGAGACGAACGCCCGCCAGCGTGCCGAGCGACTCGTCGAGCGTGCACAGCGCCGTGCGGCCGACGCCGACCGGACCGTCGAGACGGCCGTCGAGACGGGCGACCCCGCCGAGACCATCCTCTCGTTCGTCGAGGACAACGACGTCGACCAGGTGGTGATGGGCGGCCACGGCGGCGAGCGCCACGAGATCGCCCGGCGGTTGCTCGGGACGGTGGCGACCAGCGTCGTCAGCGAGGCGCCCGTGACGGTGACGGTCGTCCGGTAG
- the hisI gene encoding phosphoribosyl-AMP cyclohydrolase — translation MTDVDLAFDGQAYIPAVAQDAETGEVLMLAYVTEAALERTRETGYAHYYSRSRDELWKKGATSGHTQAIEEVRVDCDGDALLYLVDQTGGACHTGYESCFYRTVDGDEVGEQVFDPDDVY, via the coding sequence ATGACCGACGTGGACCTCGCGTTCGACGGGCAGGCGTACATTCCCGCCGTCGCCCAGGACGCCGAGACCGGCGAAGTACTCATGCTCGCCTACGTCACCGAGGCGGCGCTGGAACGGACCCGCGAGACCGGCTACGCCCACTACTACTCCCGGAGCCGCGACGAGCTCTGGAAGAAAGGCGCCACCAGCGGCCACACCCAGGCAATCGAGGAGGTCCGCGTCGACTGCGACGGCGACGCCCTGCTCTATCTCGTCGACCAGACCGGCGGCGCCTGCCACACCGGCTACGAGTCGTGTTTCTACCGGACCGTCGACGGCGATGAGGTCGGCGAACAGGTGTTCGATCCCGACGACGTCTACTGA
- a CDS encoding DUF7118 family protein, whose amino-acid sequence MADSDAVRELEAAAREYETASERVEDVGRERLATCREIYREFRDLLDRYEETATGSGNFQAFTEFQGAVASLTADLDDDLPERETFEAVDEALQKRRLTEADFERARRDLEPVADLVARLDDLEAAREASRKARRDARRRLDDLESRIADLERLQRLGEADLDAPVEALRDPIEAYNESVREAFRAFRSEQSAREVLETVARADAYPLVSFRPPPEDLLEYVRTHEAGAEPVPRLLEYADYSTSKLDHYVDDTAALKRAVATRQTYLERLDAGPVTVDWPPPPADHLVWVTRAYQSVVVRFADEPVVARLREVRALSRRDDYARLRDSALARDQLTEAERARLESGAVERDLAAAREERDAIEAALEQYDSL is encoded by the coding sequence ATGGCCGACTCCGACGCCGTCAGAGAGCTAGAGGCCGCCGCCCGCGAGTACGAGACCGCAAGCGAACGCGTCGAGGACGTCGGCCGGGAGCGCCTGGCGACCTGCCGGGAGATATACCGGGAGTTCCGCGACCTGCTGGACCGCTACGAGGAGACGGCGACGGGCAGCGGGAACTTCCAGGCGTTCACCGAGTTCCAGGGCGCCGTCGCGTCGCTGACCGCCGATCTGGACGACGACCTCCCGGAGCGCGAGACCTTCGAGGCCGTCGACGAGGCCCTCCAGAAGCGACGGCTCACCGAGGCCGACTTCGAGCGGGCCCGCCGTGACCTCGAACCCGTCGCTGACCTCGTCGCGCGTCTCGACGACCTCGAGGCGGCCCGGGAGGCCTCCCGCAAGGCGCGCCGGGACGCGCGGCGTCGCCTCGACGACCTCGAGTCCCGCATCGCGGACCTCGAGCGCCTCCAGCGCCTGGGCGAGGCGGATCTGGACGCCCCGGTCGAGGCGCTGCGCGACCCCATCGAGGCCTACAACGAGTCCGTCCGCGAGGCGTTCCGGGCGTTCCGTAGCGAGCAGTCGGCCCGCGAGGTGCTGGAGACGGTGGCGCGGGCCGACGCCTATCCGCTGGTATCGTTCCGGCCCCCGCCCGAGGACCTGCTCGAGTACGTCCGGACCCACGAGGCCGGCGCGGAACCCGTCCCGAGGCTGCTCGAGTACGCCGACTATTCGACCTCGAAGCTCGACCACTACGTCGACGACACGGCCGCGCTCAAGCGCGCCGTCGCGACCCGGCAGACGTACCTCGAGCGCCTCGACGCGGGGCCGGTGACCGTCGACTGGCCGCCCCCGCCCGCCGACCACCTGGTCTGGGTCACCCGTGCCTACCAGTCGGTCGTCGTCCGTTTCGCCGACGAACCGGTCGTGGCCCGCCTCCGCGAGGTCCGGGCGCTCTCCCGCCGGGACGACTACGCGCGGCTCCGGGACAGCGCGCTCGCCCGGGACCAGCTCACCGAGGCCGAGCGGGCCCGACTCGAGAGCGGGGCCGTCGAGCGCGACCTGGCGGCCGCCCGCGAGGAGCGTGACGCCATCGAGGCGGCCCTGGAGCAATACGACTCGCTGTGA
- the glmM gene encoding phosphoglucosamine mutase — protein sequence MHVFGSSGVRGVAGADLTPRFVMQIAQAAGSAWADDHDRVTVGRDTRTTGQTFADAATSGLTSLGLDVDRLGIVPTPALQAYCERTGVPGLMVTASHNPPAYNGVKVVGADGVGLTRDALNRIETTLAEDAVTHVGWAETGTARRVESARRTYREAVVAAVDAERIAAADLTVVVDPGHGAGSLVSPDLFRELGCTVHTVHAQPDGHFPGRNPEPVAETLGDLRAYVESTGADLGVAHDGDADRAIFVDERGRHVPGESSLAALAAAELDAGDTVVSAVNASQRLVDVVEDAGAALSLSPIGSTNIVSRIRDLTAAGESVPIAGEGNGGLFFPRYRIARDGAYTAARFCELVAERPASELVEPYSDYHTVRRALEYEDEAEREAMLDCIEAHATDAAADLDTTDGWRLDYGDAWVLARPSGTEPVVRVYAEARDVDRARSLADELVDVARS from the coding sequence ATGCACGTCTTCGGCTCGAGCGGCGTCCGGGGGGTCGCGGGGGCGGACCTGACACCCCGGTTCGTCATGCAGATCGCACAGGCGGCCGGGAGCGCCTGGGCCGACGACCACGACCGGGTCACCGTCGGCCGGGACACCCGGACGACCGGCCAGACCTTCGCCGACGCCGCCACCAGCGGCCTGACGAGCCTCGGGCTCGACGTCGACCGGCTCGGAATCGTCCCCACGCCCGCCCTGCAGGCCTACTGCGAGCGGACGGGGGTGCCGGGGCTGATGGTGACCGCCAGCCACAACCCGCCCGCCTACAACGGCGTCAAGGTCGTCGGCGCCGACGGCGTTGGCCTCACGCGTGACGCGCTGAACCGCATCGAGACGACGCTCGCCGAAGACGCGGTGACACACGTGGGCTGGGCGGAGACCGGGACGGCTCGCCGGGTCGAGTCGGCCCGGCGGACCTACCGCGAGGCGGTCGTCGCGGCCGTCGACGCCGAGCGGATCGCCGCCGCCGACCTCACCGTCGTCGTCGACCCCGGCCACGGTGCAGGATCGCTGGTCAGCCCGGACCTCTTTCGCGAACTGGGCTGTACGGTCCACACCGTCCACGCCCAGCCTGACGGCCACTTCCCCGGCCGGAACCCCGAACCCGTCGCGGAGACCCTGGGGGACCTGCGGGCGTACGTCGAGTCGACGGGTGCCGACCTGGGCGTCGCCCACGACGGGGACGCCGACCGCGCGATATTCGTCGACGAGCGGGGTCGCCACGTCCCCGGCGAGAGCTCGCTCGCGGCGCTCGCGGCGGCGGAACTCGACGCCGGCGACACCGTCGTCTCGGCGGTCAACGCCTCACAGCGCCTCGTCGACGTCGTCGAGGACGCCGGCGCGGCCCTCTCGCTGTCGCCCATCGGGTCGACGAACATCGTCAGTCGCATCCGTGACCTGACGGCGGCCGGCGAGTCGGTCCCCATCGCGGGCGAGGGCAACGGCGGGCTCTTCTTCCCGCGCTATCGCATCGCCCGGGACGGCGCGTACACGGCCGCGCGGTTCTGCGAACTGGTCGCGGAGCGGCCGGCCAGCGAACTGGTCGAGCCGTACAGCGACTACCACACCGTCAGGCGCGCCCTCGAGTACGAGGACGAGGCCGAGCGCGAGGCGATGCTCGACTGCATCGAGGCCCACGCCACCGACGCCGCCGCGGATCTCGATACGACCGACGGCTGGCGACTCGACTACGGCGACGCCTGGGTGCTGGCCCGCCCCTCGGGGACCGAACCCGTCGTCCGGGTGTACGCCGAGGCCCGGGACGTCGACCGGGCCCGGTCGCTCGCGGACGAACTCGTGGACGTCGCCCGGTCGTAG
- the pyrE gene encoding orotate phosphoribosyltransferase has product MATDALIEALRDADAVKFGEFELSHGGTSNYYVDKYVFETNPRCLELIAAAFAERLDGTKLAGVALGAVPLVAVTSVETGLPYVIARKQAKAYGTGNRIEGDLQEGEAVVIIEDIATTGQSAVDAAEALREAGAVVERVLVVVDREEGARENLAEHGLELESLVTASDLLADAPADVDVDA; this is encoded by the coding sequence ATGGCCACCGACGCACTCATCGAGGCGCTTCGCGACGCCGACGCGGTGAAGTTCGGCGAGTTCGAGCTCTCCCACGGCGGCACCTCGAACTACTACGTCGACAAGTACGTCTTCGAGACGAACCCCCGCTGTCTCGAACTCATCGCCGCGGCCTTCGCCGAGCGACTCGACGGGACGAAACTCGCGGGCGTCGCCCTGGGCGCGGTCCCGCTCGTGGCGGTCACCAGCGTCGAGACGGGCCTCCCCTACGTCATCGCGCGCAAGCAGGCCAAGGCGTACGGCACCGGCAACCGCATCGAGGGCGACCTGCAGGAGGGCGAGGCGGTCGTCATCATCGAGGACATCGCCACCACCGGCCAGAGCGCTGTCGACGCCGCCGAGGCCCTGCGCGAGGCCGGCGCCGTCGTCGAGCGCGTCCTGGTCGTCGTCGACCGGGAGGAGGGCGCCCGCGAGAACCTCGCCGAGCACGGCCTCGAACTCGAATCGCTCGTGACCGCCTCCGACCTGCTCGCGGACGCGCCGGCCGACGTCGACGTCGACGCGTAA
- a CDS encoding NCS2 family permease, whose product MASTLEQLFNIDEHDTDVRTEVLAGVTTFLTMSYIVFLNPVILTAFPDDNTPGGIAIDGFSPPEVLQMLAVVTILSSVVAMLVMAFYANRPFGLAPGLGLNAFFAITVIGVLGVPWQTALAAIVVEGILFVALTAVGAREYVIQLFPEPVKFAVGTGIGLFLAIIGLDAMGIVVDDPATLVGLGSIASDPVAILSVLGLFLTFVLYAAGIRGSIVAGILLTTVLGAVVTFLGMAEPGVLATDAVRNGGFDASRLASAQYDITPLAGAFVAGFGQVEAFSFALIVFTFFFVDFFDTAGTLVGVGQAGGFLDEDGDFPDIDKPLMADAVGTTVGGMLGTSTVTTYIESATGVEEGGRTGLTALVVAGLFLASLAVVPLATAIPLYASHIALVVVAVLLMRNIVDIQWDDFAHAVPAGLTIMVMPFTYSIAYGIAAGIVSYPIVKTAQGEFDDVLVGQWVLAAAFVVYFVVRTGGVLQTAV is encoded by the coding sequence ATGGCGAGCACACTGGAGCAGTTGTTCAACATAGACGAGCACGACACCGACGTCAGGACCGAGGTCCTGGCGGGGGTGACGACGTTCCTGACGATGAGCTACATCGTCTTCCTCAACCCGGTCATCCTGACGGCGTTCCCCGACGACAACACCCCGGGCGGCATCGCCATCGACGGCTTCTCTCCCCCGGAGGTCCTGCAGATGCTTGCGGTCGTCACCATCCTCTCGTCGGTGGTGGCGATGCTGGTGATGGCCTTCTACGCCAACCGGCCCTTTGGCCTCGCGCCAGGCCTGGGCCTGAACGCCTTCTTTGCCATCACGGTCATCGGCGTGCTGGGCGTCCCGTGGCAGACGGCGCTGGCCGCCATCGTCGTCGAAGGGATCCTCTTCGTCGCGCTGACCGCTGTCGGCGCCCGCGAGTACGTCATCCAGCTGTTCCCCGAACCGGTGAAGTTCGCCGTCGGGACCGGTATCGGACTGTTCCTTGCCATCATCGGCCTGGACGCGATGGGCATCGTCGTCGACGACCCGGCGACGCTCGTGGGCCTGGGCAGCATCGCCAGCGACCCCGTCGCCATCCTCTCGGTGCTCGGCCTGTTCCTGACTTTCGTCCTCTACGCCGCGGGTATCCGGGGCTCTATCGTCGCCGGCATCTTGCTGACGACGGTGCTGGGCGCCGTCGTGACGTTCCTCGGGATGGCCGAACCCGGCGTGCTGGCGACCGATGCCGTCCGCAACGGCGGCTTCGACGCATCGCGACTCGCCTCGGCGCAGTACGACATCACGCCGCTCGCCGGCGCGTTCGTCGCCGGCTTCGGCCAGGTCGAGGCGTTCTCCTTTGCCCTCATCGTCTTCACGTTCTTCTTCGTCGACTTCTTCGACACCGCGGGCACGCTGGTCGGCGTCGGCCAGGCAGGCGGCTTCCTCGACGAGGACGGTGACTTCCCGGACATCGACAAGCCCCTGATGGCCGACGCCGTCGGCACCACCGTCGGCGGGATGCTCGGCACCTCGACGGTGACGACGTACATCGAGTCCGCGACCGGTGTCGAGGAGGGCGGCCGCACCGGACTCACCGCCCTCGTCGTCGCTGGGCTCTTTCTGGCCTCGCTGGCCGTCGTCCCGCTGGCGACGGCGATCCCGCTCTATGCCTCCCACATCGCGCTGGTCGTCGTCGCCGTCCTGCTGATGCGCAACATCGTCGACATCCAGTGGGACGACTTCGCCCACGCCGTCCCGGCCGGCCTGACCATCATGGTGATGCCGTTCACCTACTCCATCGCCTACGGTATCGCCGCCGGCATCGTCTCCTATCCCATCGTCAAGACCGCCCAGGGCGAGTTCGACGACGTGCTGGTCGGCCAGTGGGTGCTGGCCGCGGCCTTCGTCGTCTACTTCGTCGTCCGCACCGGCGGTGTCCTCCAGACGGCGGTCTGA
- a CDS encoding glutathione S-transferase N-terminal domain-containing protein produces MTNLELYELSGCPYCAKVKQKLDELGLEYESHMVPRSHGDRTEVEEISGQTGVPVLVDPDHGIEGMPESDDIVEYLEETYGSGAA; encoded by the coding sequence ATGACGAACCTCGAACTCTACGAACTGTCGGGCTGTCCCTACTGCGCGAAAGTCAAGCAGAAACTCGACGAGCTGGGCCTCGAGTACGAGTCCCACATGGTCCCGCGCTCGCACGGCGACCGCACCGAAGTCGAGGAGATCTCCGGACAGACCGGCGTCCCCGTCCTGGTCGACCCCGACCACGGCATCGAGGGGATGCCCGAGTCCGACGACATCGTCGAGTACCTGGAAGAGACGTACGGCAGCGGCGCGGCGTAA